The following nucleotide sequence is from Candidatus Bipolaricaulis sibiricus.
GCACCCCCACGTGACCCGTTGCCAGGTCCCGCACCGAGAACCCGACGCGGCGGCCACACTTGGTGATCTCTGCTGTAACCATGCCGCCGCAGGAGACCGGTGCCTGTTCGACCGCACGGAGCACGAGGGTGGACTTCCCGACCCGCGGATGACCGGTGATCGCGATCTTCATGCTGGCACGGGACGATTGTAGCCATGACGGGGAGGGTGACGGCGTGCCCGCGACCGCGTACCGTTCCCCCATGATCGCTGCCCTGTTCCCCACGTTCCTCGTCGTCGGGGCGGGGTGGCTCCTTGGCCGGTCGGGGCGCGTTGCTTCGCGCCCACTTGCTCAAGTGGCCTTCTGGGTCCTCTCCCCAGCGCTCATCTTCGAGTCGTTGCGCACGGCTGAGCTGCCCGCGGCAGGCGTGGTTGTGCTCTTTGCCGTCCTCCACATGGTGGGGATGTTCGTCCTGTCCTGGGGGGTGGGGAGGCGTTTCTTCCCCGGCGACCGAGACGTCCAGGCAGCGGTCTCACTGGTCCTCACCTTTGGGAACTGCGGAAACCTCGGGCTTCCGATCCTCCTGTTCGTCTACGGGCCGCCGGGTGTGGATGTGGGTGTGGTGTTCCTCGCTGCGAACACCGTGCTCCTGGCGACCCTGGGGAGCGCCGTGGCCTGTTGGGAGGGTGCGTTTCGCTGGCGGAGTGCGTTGACGGAGCTGGTCCGCATGCCCTGGCTGTATGCGGTGGGGGGGGCGTTGCTCGTGCGCGGGATGGGGTTTCCAGATGTTCTGTCGCGGGCGACAGGGCTTCTAGCCAACGGGGCGATCCCGCTGTTTCTCCTCCTGCTCGGTGTCGAGCTGGCCCAGATCCGGGTGGGTCGCGTGGTGAAGCCCGCGTTGGGGCTGTCGCTGGTCCGGCTGGTGGGTGGAGCTGGTCTGGGCTGGGTTCTGGCCGCTGTTCTCCCCGTGACCGGCGCCGTCCGCGGAAGCCTCGTTGTTGAGGGAAGCGTCCCCACCGCCGTGAACGCGTATCTGTTGGCGGCGCAGTACGACCGCAGACCAGACCTGGCAGCTGCAGTTCTCCTCCTGTCCACGCTCCTATCGCTGGGCACCCTGTCCCTGACCCTGTTTCTGCTCCGGATCGTGGGGTAGACTGCGGCGATCTGACCATGGCACGGGTCCTGATTGCAACAGCGATGTTCGCGGAGGTACTGGAGCGCCTTCGCCGAGCGGGGCACGACGTGGACGTGTGCGAGGGCCGCCCGTCGGCCGCGGAGCTGGCGCAGGCCGAGGCGCTGATCTGCCCGCTCTCCCTCCCTGTGCGTGCAGAGCTCTTGAACGCCGCGCCTCGGTTGCGGGTTGTGGCCAATCTCGGGGCAGGAGTGGACAACATCGACGTCGGGGCCGCCGCGCGACGGGGAGTAGCGGTGACCAACACGCCCGATGTGCTCACGGAGGCAACGGCCGACCTGGGGTGGGCCCTCCTTCTCGGCGTGGCCCGCCGCATCGTGGAGGCTGACCAGGACCTTCGTAGTCACGGGTTCCCGGGTTGGGCGTTTCTCCCTCCGCATCTCGGGGCGGACGTCAGCGGGAGGACGCTCGGCGTGGTGGGGTTCGGTCGGATCGGGCAGGCAGTGGCGCGGCGGGGACGCGGGTTCGGGATGCAGGTTTTCTACACGTCCCGGTCGTCCAAACCCGCGGCCGAGGAGGAGACGGGGGCACAGCCCCTCGCGCTGGATGAGCTTCTGTCGCGCAGTGACTTCGTCGTTCTCTGCGTCCCGCTGACCCGCGAGACGAGGCACATGATTGGGGAGCGGGAGCTGGGGTTGATGCGACAGGACGCGATCCTCGTGAACATTGCGCGCGGGCCGGTGGTAGACGAGGCTGCCCTGGTGGCCGCCCTCCGCGCGGGTACGATCCGAGGCGCCGGTCTTGACGTGTTCGAGGACGAGCCGCGGGTCCATCCAGACCTCCTTGGGATGCGCAACGTCATCCTCACCCCCCATGTCGGTTCTGCGACGGTTACCACACGGAGGAGAATGGCTGATCTGGCCTGCGATGCTGTCCTCGCGGTGTTGGCGGGCAAGGTGCCCGCGAACCTGGTCTCGGCACCTTCCCCTGAAGACCTGGGAACCCGGGGCACGCCCACGGTGTAGAATGAGGTGGAGGTGGTTGAGAGATGAGGCGGGCGAGGTTGTGGACACTGGTGTTGGTGGTCCTCGGCGGGGCGCTGGCATGGGGACAGACGTGGTGTGATCCCTGTGCACCCCCTCCCCCTCCGGAGCCCCCGTGTTACATCACGTTCTGGGCGGGAGAGCCGATCCTCGTGGAGCTGGTCATCCCGTGGGGTCTGTTCTGCTGCAACCCGTGCCAGTCGGCGACGATGATCACGGGCTGGTCGGTAGAAGCGTTCGGCGGCGGGGTTGTCTTCCAGTATGCGTATCCGGTCCCGGTGAGTGCGGGGACGAAGATCGTGTGGGACCAGAAGGACCTTGCGGGAACGCAGGTTGCCCCGGGGTTCTACAAGATCGTTGTCACGACCACGGATAGGGCGGTCTCGATCCACGTCAAGATCGAGAACAAGAGGGCGGACTGCTGCTTCTTTGTCTGCGCGCCGTTCTCCAGACCGTGCGGGATTTCGTTCTGCGACCCGTACCTGAAGGTCTCACGGGCTCCGAGCTGCACGTCGTGTGGCGACCCATGCTGCGATCCGTGCTGCTTCCCGTGGTTGTTCCCGTTCCTGTTCATGTTCGGGAAGTAGGTGCCCGAGCTTCCTGAGCTCGAGGTCATCAAGGCGATCCTCGCTCCCCGGATCGTGGGTCACACGGTCCGGGGGGCCGAGGTCAGTCGCCCCTATCTTCCCCAGCCCGCCGAGCTGGGCGAGCACCTTGTGGGGTGGGAGCTTTCGGGGATTGCGCGCCGCGGGTTGTACCTGGTGTTGTCGTTCTCTTCCGCGGTCCATCTCCTGCTCCATCTGACGCCGCGGGTGTGGTTGTGGCACGAGCGCCGAGGGTCGCCCTCGACGTCCGCGACCGCCCTCCAGCTCATCTTCGACGACGGATCTGATCTGCGCCTGATCGAGGGCAGGTCGGCCAGACCGGCCGGGGTCTGGGTGGTCACCAGCCTGTCCAGCGCTGCTCCCTTGCAGAAGCTGGGCCACGAGCCGTTGAGCGACGCGTTCACCGCTGCTGCGCTCCGGGGAGTGATCTCGGGTACCCGCCGCCCCCTCAAGGCGCTGCTTACCGACCAGACGCTCATTGCCGGGATCGGCGATGCCTATGCGGACGAGATTCTGTTCCGGGCCAAACTGTCTCCTGTTCGGTACACCCACACGTTGGCTGAGGAGGAGATCGACCGTCTGTGGGAGGCGATCGGGGAGACCCTCCGGTGGGCGGTGGGCGAAATCGCGGTGCGCGCGGGCGGGGCGCTGTTCGAGCGGGAGATCAGGGACTTCATGCGCGTCCACGGGAGGAAGGGGCTCCCTTGTCCCGAGTGCGGCGCTCCGATCGCCGAGATCCTGTACGACGCAGTGCGCACGGACTACTGCCCCTGCTGCCAGCGAGCGGGTTTGTCCCGGGCAACGGTGCCCTCCAAGGGAGGCCGACTCAGGAGAGCAAGCGCGCCAGGATCGCCTTCTGTGCATGGAGACGGTTCTCGGCCTGATCGAACAACACCGAGTTCGGAAGCCGAGACGCCTCGTAGGTGATTTCCTCGCCGTAGTGGGCGGGCAGGCAGTGCATGACGAGGCATCCGGGGTTCGCTGCCTCGACGAGCTCGACGTCCACTGTGAACCCACGGAAGCGGGCCCTGCGGGCCGCGGCCTCCTCTTCTTGGCCCATGCTCGCCCAGACGTCGGTGTAGAGGACGTCTGCGCCGCGCGCGGCTGCCCTCGGGTCATGGGTGATCTCCACCATCGCCCCTCCCGCGCGAGCGGCACGAACGACTTCCGCATTGGGCTCGTGCCCCTCAGGGCAGGCGATCCGGAACCGCAGCCCCAAGCGGCCCGCAGCCTCGATCAACGAGTGGGCAACGTTGTTCCCGTCACCGATGAACGACAGCGCAGTCCCCCGGAGCTCGCCCCGTCTCTCAAGAATCGTGAGCATGTCGCCGAGAGCCTGGCACGGGTGATGGAGGTCGGAGAGGCCATTGATCACCGGAACGGTCGCGTAGCGGGCCAGCTCCTCCACGATCTCATGCCCAAACACGCGCGCCATGACCCCGTCTACGTAACGCGAGAGGTTGAGCGCGATGTCCTCGGTGGTTTCCCGCTTTCCCAGTTTGATGTCGTCTGGCCCAAGGTACAGGGCGTGGCCGCCCAGCTGGGTCATCCCCACCTCAAACGAAACGCGCGTCCGCAGCGACGGCTTCTGGAAAACCATGGCGAGGGTCTTCCCCCGGAGGATCTCCTCGTGGGAGATCCCCGCCCGGTGCTCCCGCTTCAGGTGAAGCGCGAGCTCCAGAAGCTCTCGGAGCTCGTCAGCCCGCCAATCCGCAATCGTCACGAAATCCCTCTTCGTCATTGCGACCTCCTCATGACTCCACCTCTCGCACGAGGATCTGTCGATCGGCCAGCGCAGAGATGAGCTGTGGGTAGAGATCCCCGTTGAACGCGTCTTCGGGAGCGACGATCCCCGGCGTGGCGATCTTCCTTTCTCCAACCAGCCGTGCGCCGATTGCCGCGGTGAATCCGGTCACACGAGCCATCGATGAGATGCCGTTGACCCGGTCCGCTTCATCCCAGAGGTAGTAGTCATACCGCACCCCCCGCCCTCCCCTCTCTCCCTCGACCGTGTTCCACATCACGCACACGTCGCCGTCCCCGTCACGGGGAAGGAGTCGCGGGGCGAGAAGAGCGGCGAGAAGGGCCCGGGGAACGACCGGGCGCCCGTCCACCAAGACCGGCTCGAGGTCGAGCAAGCCGCAGTCCCTCAGGGTGTCGATCGCCGCGTAGTGACCCGGCCACCGGATCGTCTTCTCGGCAAACGCTTGGAGGGTGGGCCGGGTGTAGATGAACGACGGCATCCCCGGAGTGATCGCGCATTCCAGTTCTTCGTCTACTCCGAACTGGCGGAACCGGAACGCCTCCCGCTCGGAGAGGGCGTCTACCTCCACTACCCGTCCGTCCCGAATCACTGGAACGCGGATCACGTACTCGCGGAGGACGTGGTCGAACGCCCAGGTAACCATGTACCGCAACGGGTGCCGGGCGGCGGCGGACCTCTCGGGGATCCCGCCAACCCGAGCGACGGCGCGCTCGGCGCGGTCGAGCTTGCGCATCCCCTCTCCGACGGTGACGTTGGACAGCCCCGGCGCGAATCCCATGCCATCCAAGAACGTGACCTCGTTCCTGCAAGCTTCCTCGTGGAGCCACTCCCCGTACTCGGCCGGGGTCAGCTGCGACGGAAGCTCGAGTCCCTCGGTCTCGTGGGCATCCGGGCGGCGGTGGTACTCCTCGAGCATGTCCACGAGGTGGGTTCCCCGCCGGATGCCCTCCTCAGCGATGCGGTAGCTCGTGCGGCGGTCGGGAAGGGCGATCACCGCCACGTCGTACTGCTCCAGGATCGCTCCCACGTCATCCCGTGCCACGTCGGCGCTGTGGAGGTGGACCTTGGAGCTCCCCAACCAGCGCTGAACAGCGTGAAGGCGGCGAGTGTCCCGACCGACCAAACCGATGGCCTCGACCACCTCCTCACGGACGAGATCCCACGCCACAGCGGCACCGATCTTCCCGGTTCCTCCCACAACGACGATCTTCACGGAGGGCTCCCTGAGGGTGTGCCGCGGTCCATCGCGCCGAGCCTACGGGTAGTTCTTCGTGACGATGTGGGTGCTCGTGGACGACACACCCTCCACCTTCCGGATCTCCTCCGTCACGATGCCGTGGAGCTCCGCTACTGAGAAGCTGGACGGCAGTTCCTCGAACTCCAGGTAGGCGATGATGTCGTAGTCACCAAACACAGTGTCCACGCGCTTCACGTGTGGTTTGGTGCGGATTATCTCTGCGATCCTCCCTTCCGTCGCTCCACGACAGCGGACCAGAACGTAAGCTGCGACTGCCATGAGTACCCCCCTTTGCGATGCGTTCGAGGCATGGTAGCCGGCCGCGGTCCAGGAGGCAAAGGTCCTTGGGCCCTCCCCCCATGGGGGATAGAATGGAGCCTATGGCTTCGGTACGCACGCGATTCGCGCCCAGTCCCACCGGGTATCTCCACGTGGGGGGCGGCCGGACAGCCCTGTTCAACTGGCTCTATGCCCGCCATCACCACGGGACGTTCATCCTGCGCATCGAGGACACCGACCGCACCCGGTCAACGGATGAGGCCATCGCGCAGATCTTCGCCTCGCTTCGCTGGCTGGGATTGGACTGGGATGAGCTGTACCGACAGACGGACCGGTTCGACCGCCACCGCGAGGTTGCGGCCGAGCTACTAGAACGCGGAGCAGCATACGAGTCAGAGGGTGCTCTATGGTTCCGGGTTCCTCGGGAGGGGGCCACGGTCGTGCCCGATCTCCTTGCTGGCGAGGTCACCGTGCAGCACGCAGAGCTGAAGGACCTGGTCATCCTCCGGTCGGATGGAACTCCCACCTACAACTTTGCGTGCGTGGTCGATGACCACGACATGGAGATCACCCACGTCATCCGCGGTGCGGAACACCTCAACAACTCGCCCAAGCAGCTCCTGATCTACCAAGCGCTAGGATGGGCTCCCCCCCTGTTCGCCCACGTTCCCCTCATCCTTGGGCCGGACCGGGCGAAGCTCTCCAAACGCCATGGGGCAGGGTCGGTGCTCGACTACGATGAGCGAGGCGTTCTCCCGGAGGCGCTGGTCAACTTTCTGGCGCGGCTGGGGTGGTCCCATGGAGACCAGGAGGTGTTCTCGCGAGAGGAGCTCGTTGCCCTGTTCGACCTCCCCGGGGTCAACACCTCGCCGGCAGTCTTCGACGACGAGAAGCTTCTCTGGCTCAATCACGAGTGGCTGCGAAGGCTCGATCCACAACGGCTGGCCACGCTCCTTGCGGCGCGCATCGTGGCCCGGGGGGTGGCGGACCAGGCGGTGGTTGACGCTACGGGCTTGGACAAGCTCGCGCGGGCGGCCGTTCTCCTCCGCGAACGGGGACGGACCCTCGTTGAGATGGCCGATCGGGCGCGGCCCTACCTGCCGGGGCCGATCCCCCTCCCTGACGAGGCGCACGCCCTCCTCACCCCGGAGGTCAAGGCAGCGCTGCGCGAGGTGGCGGCACGGGTGGAGGCACTGGGGAATGCCACGGCACAAGCGTTCGAGGGGTTGCTGCGCCAGGTTGGCGACGAGCTGGGGGTTCCTCTGAAGACGCTCGCGCCAGCGGTCCGCATCGTGGTGACGGGATCGCGGGTCGGGCCAGGGCTGTACGATGTGCTGGCGGTTATGGGCCGGGAGATCGTCGCTGACCGGCTGCGCGCCGCGGCGGGGGATGGAAAGGAAGGATGATGAACCGACTACTGACGATCCTCATCGCATGCGTGTCGATCGGAGCGTGGGCCCAGGAGATCCTCCTGACCGTGACCCCGGCGGACGCAGTCGGCGACTGGGCTCAAGCGCTGCTCCCCCTACGCCTGCGGGCCACGCCGGCGCAAGAGGTGGCGTTCGAGGGTCCCCCGGTGATCCTCTCCCAGTGGGGTGAGATCACACTCGGCACGGCGCGCTACACGTTCCTCGTCGGGGTGAGAGCCGATGGCCAGGCTGACCTGTGGGTGGACATCAACCGTGATCGGCGCATCACCCCGGACGAGATGGTGGTCCCCACACGCGCTCCAGGGTACGTGGAGTGGCAGGTCGAGCTGATGGCGACCCCCGCCGGCGGGCAGCCGTTCCCGTACCCACTGACCGTGGTCTGGCCAGAGGGGCGGGGGTACGTGTACCTCGTTGGCGGCGCCCCGCGGTGGGGAGAAGTCGCCGTCGACGGTGTTCGGGCAACGATCGTTGTTGTGGACGGGGACCTCGATGGTGTCTACGGAACGAAGGGCGACTTCTACGCGGTGGACGTCGATGGCGATGGGACGATCCATGGTGACCCCGACGGCCATGAGCGGTTCGCGCTGGGCGAACCGTTCACCCTGGGGGGAAAGAGCTACCGCTTGTCGCAGATCGACCCCGGCGGCGCCTGGGTGAGGCTGGCGCCTGCGGCGTACGTTGACCCCAAACCGCCGCTCCTCCCTGGATACCCAGCTCCCGACCTGCGTTTCGATGCGTTCCTCGACGGCCGGCCTGTGGCCCTGTCTGCGCTGCGGGGGAAGGTCGTGCTCGTGGACTTCTGGGCGACGTGGTGCGGCCCGTGCATGAACGAGCTTCCTGCCCTTGTTGATCTGTACGCGGCCCGCCGGGGGGACGGCTTCGAGATCGTTGCTGTCAGCCTGGACACGAACGAGCGCGATCTGCGCACCGTGCTCGCGACGCGGGACATCCAGTGGCCGGTGGCGTTTGAGGGCAAGAGCTGGGACAACTCGCTTGCGCAGCTGTACCGGGTGTACCAGATCCCCACTTCGTACCTCCTCGACCGGAGCGGCACGATCCGCTACCGGGATGTGCACGGCGAAGAGCTCGCGCAACGGGTGGATGAGCTGTTGTCGTCTCCCCGTGTCGACGAGCCGCGTCCCCCCACACCCGTCTTGGGGGCGACGGCCCCTCCCCGCCCGATCCTTGACGTCAAGGTCCCGGGCGAAATCGGGCTGGTTCCTGGAGTGGAGGACGTCATCGCGGTGCAGGTGATCAACTCGTCCCCCTACGAGGCCGAAGAGGTGACGTTCGCTGTGCTCGGTCTCCCGCCCCAGGCGACCTCTCCGACGGTCGAGGTGCCGTCGATTCCTGGTTTCGCAGAACGTACGGTCCGGTTGACGATCGCGCTTGGTGAGAGCGGAGCGCCCGTCAGCGCCGGGTCGCTCGAGGTCCTCTACCACTACTGCATCGGGGATTCCTGCTTCCAGATCAAGGATACGGTGCCGCTGGCGTTCGCGTTCGGGGAGACGCGCGCCCGGGCAGGACTTCCCACGTGGTGGCTGTTGGTGGCGATCGGGGTTGGGCTCGTGGTGGCCATGTTTCTGCGGGGACGTGCGCTCACCGCGGTCGGAATCGTCCTCATCGGTCTAGCGGCCGGAGCCCTGACGGTGGGGCTGTTCCGCGGCCAAGCCACCCAGGCATGGCGAATCGGGAGCGTGCTCTGCACGGCTTGTGTGGGAATCGAGGAGGTCCGCGCCGAAGCGCCGATCCTGTCTCCTCAGGAGCTGGAAGCGGTCCGCCAGTTCGCAGGGTCGGCGCGTCTCGTGGTGTTCCACACGCCTTGGTGCAAGTCGTGCCCGTATGCCAAAGCCCTCGTTGCTGAACTGGCACGGCTCAACCCCGCGATTGCCTACGAGCTGGTCGACGCGGAGCGGGACAGAACGCGTGCCGAGGCCGCGGGGGTCATCCAGTCGGGACGGGTCATTGTGCCGGCGATCCTCGTCGAGGAGACCGGGCGTGTCCTGTTTGGGACGAGCAGTCTTCTGGCACGGATCTTGGTCGCGCTCGCGGAGGTTCCGTGAAATGAAGCTGCGCACGGTTCGTCGGGGAACCCAATCGCTGGGGATCCTCCTCGGGGTGTTCGGAATCACGGGCATCGGGATGACCCACCTCATCTTCCCGGGCCTCCACTGCTACGCCTGTCCGCTTGCCATCACCGTCTGTCCCATCGGGCTGATGCAGAACCTCATCATCTCGGGAACGGTGCCGTTCTACTTCTTGGGGACAGTCGCCGCGTACGGGCTCCTGTTGGGCCGGGGGTGGTGCGGTTGGTTCTGTCCGTTCGGGACGGTGAACGACCTTCTCTCGTTCCGCAAGTCGCGGTTCGTGCGCGCGTTGTCCCCGCTGAAGCTCGTCGTTCTCTTGGCGACGGGCGTTGCCGCGTGGCAGCTCGCCGACACCTGGTTCTGTAAGCTGTGTCCAGCCGCATCGTTGACGGCGTCTCTCCCGTACCTTGCCCTGGGGGTAGCGGAGGTGAACACCCCGTTTCTCATCCACATGGGGACCCTGGCAGCGGTCGGGGTGGGGATGATCCTCGTGGCTCGTTTCTGGTGCCGGTACCTGTGTCCGATGGGGGCGCTCCTGTCCCTCTTCAACCGGGCGAGCCTGTTTGGGCTCCGGATGCGCGCCGACCGATGCACGGAGTGCGGTCTGTGCGCCCGCGCTTGCCCGATGGGGATCACACCTCATCACGAGATCAACTCAGGTGACTGCGTCAAGTGCGGAGCGTGTGTCTCCTCCTGCACAAGCAGCGCCCTGACCATCGGATTCTCCCTACCGGGGGCAAGGGGCCGTGATCCGCTACGCACTCCTCGGGCTGCTGCAGGGGCTGACCGAGTTCCTTCCCGTAAGTAGTTCGGGCCACCTCGTGTTGGCCCGGACCGTACTCGGGGTGGAGTCACCCGGGGCCTCCCTCGAGGCCGTGGTGCATCTCGGGACGTTGTGCGCGCTTCTCGTCTACTTTCGCCGCGACCTGAGCCGCCTGGCGGTCGGGCTCTGGCGACGGGGCGAGGAGCGGCAGTCAGTGGGGCAGCTCGTGGTGGGAACAGTG
It contains:
- a CDS encoding Ornithine carbamoyltransferase, whose amino-acid sequence is MTKRDFVTIADWRADELRELLELALHLKREHRAGISHEEILRGKTLAMVFQKPSLRTRVSFEVGMTQLGGHALYLGPDDIKLGKRETTEDIALNLSRYVDGVMARVFGHEIVEELARYATVPVINGLSDLHHPCQALGDMLTILERRGELRGTALSFIGDGNNVAHSLIEAAGRLGLRFRIACPEGHEPNAEVVRAARAGGAMVEITHDPRAAARGADVLYTDVWASMGQEEEAAARRARFRGFTVDVELVEAANPGCLVMHCLPAHYGEEITYEASRLPNSVLFDQAENRLHAQKAILARLLS
- a CDS encoding D-3-phosphoglycerate dehydrogenase, producing the protein MARVLIATAMFAEVLERLRRAGHDVDVCEGRPSAAELAQAEALICPLSLPVRAELLNAAPRLRVVANLGAGVDNIDVGAAARRGVAVTNTPDVLTEATADLGWALLLGVARRIVEADQDLRSHGFPGWAFLPPHLGADVSGRTLGVVGFGRIGQAVARRGRGFGMQVFYTSRSSKPAAEEETGAQPLALDELLSRSDFVVLCVPLTRETRHMIGERELGLMRQDAILVNIARGPVVDEAALVAALRAGTIRGAGLDVFEDEPRVHPDLLGMRNVILTPHVGSATVTTRRRMADLACDAVLAVLAGKVPANLVSAPSPEDLGTRGTPTV
- a CDS encoding Glutamyl-tRNA synthetase, encoding MEPMASVRTRFAPSPTGYLHVGGGRTALFNWLYARHHHGTFILRIEDTDRTRSTDEAIAQIFASLRWLGLDWDELYRQTDRFDRHREVAAELLERGAAYESEGALWFRVPREGATVVPDLLAGEVTVQHAELKDLVILRSDGTPTYNFACVVDDHDMEITHVIRGAEHLNNSPKQLLIYQALGWAPPLFAHVPLILGPDRAKLSKRHGAGSVLDYDERGVLPEALVNFLARLGWSHGDQEVFSREELVALFDLPGVNTSPAVFDDEKLLWLNHEWLRRLDPQRLATLLAARIVARGVADQAVVDATGLDKLARAAVLLRERGRTLVEMADRARPYLPGPIPLPDEAHALLTPEVKAALREVAARVEALGNATAQAFEGLLRQVGDELGVPLKTLAPAVRIVVTGSRVGPGLYDVLAVMGREIVADRLRAAAGDGKEG